From bacterium, one genomic window encodes:
- a CDS encoding magnesium chelatase produces MPSKPINLKELRASGYPDRTVKEEIEANLLAKLKKGEPLFPGIHGFEETVVPQLINAVLSHHDIVLLGEKGQAKSRLMRSLVNFLDEEIPVVKGCEIHDHPYHPICASCRKKLAEHGENLEIAWIGREARYGERLSPGTKIADLIGDLDPAKVAAGNPLASEEAIHFGLIPRMNRGIFAVNELPDLEYLVQVALFNILEERDIQVRGYPIRFDLDLLLLFTANPEEYTRAGKIITQLKDRIGAEIRTHYPLTRELGLQVIHQEARMPKDGDAKLVVPAFMEEIIEQITMEARKSPYVNQKSGVSARLSIANFETMVANSRRRAVVLGEAEAVPRISDLNYLYTSSAGKIDLDPFREETVTERQVFEKIMDKAILTVFKEHMEKDHLELTIPDMSGEKHIRVSDLTPAGDYKKMISQMPQIWEPVQHLAEGKSETYQASCVEFVLEGLHLSGKLTRNKVGEMMDYQTSAAPKKKPV; encoded by the coding sequence ATGCCCTCCAAGCCCATTAATTTGAAGGAACTCCGCGCCTCCGGCTACCCCGACCGCACGGTCAAGGAAGAGATCGAGGCGAACCTCCTGGCCAAGCTGAAGAAGGGCGAACCCCTCTTCCCCGGCATCCACGGCTTCGAGGAGACCGTCGTTCCCCAGCTCATCAACGCCGTCCTTTCCCACCACGACATCGTACTTTTGGGGGAAAAGGGACAGGCCAAGAGCCGCCTCATGCGCTCACTGGTGAACTTCCTGGACGAGGAGATCCCGGTCGTGAAGGGATGCGAGATCCACGACCACCCTTACCACCCCATCTGCGCCTCCTGCCGTAAGAAGCTGGCCGAGCACGGGGAGAACCTGGAGATCGCCTGGATCGGCCGTGAGGCCCGCTACGGGGAGCGCCTTTCGCCCGGCACCAAGATCGCCGACTTGATCGGTGACCTGGACCCGGCCAAGGTGGCCGCCGGGAACCCGCTGGCGAGCGAGGAAGCCATCCATTTCGGCCTCATCCCCCGCATGAACCGTGGCATCTTCGCCGTGAACGAACTACCCGACCTGGAATACCTGGTGCAGGTCGCCCTCTTCAATATCCTGGAAGAACGCGACATCCAGGTGCGGGGTTATCCCATCCGCTTCGACCTGGACCTGTTGCTCCTTTTCACCGCGAACCCCGAGGAATACACCCGCGCGGGCAAGATCATCACCCAGTTGAAGGACCGCATCGGGGCCGAGATCAGGACCCACTACCCCTTGACCCGGGAACTGGGCCTTCAGGTCATCCATCAGGAAGCCCGCATGCCGAAGGATGGGGACGCGAAGCTGGTGGTCCCCGCCTTTATGGAAGAGATCATCGAGCAGATCACCATGGAAGCGCGTAAGAGCCCCTATGTGAACCAGAAATCGGGGGTTTCGGCCCGTCTTTCCATCGCCAACTTCGAGACCATGGTGGCCAATTCCCGCCGCCGGGCGGTGGTCTTGGGCGAGGCCGAGGCCGTCCCCCGCATCTCGGACCTGAACTATCTCTATACCTCCTCCGCGGGCAAGATCGACCTGGACCCGTTCCGGGAAGAGACCGTCACCGAGCGGCAGGTCTTCGAGAAGATCATGGATAAGGCCATCCTGACCGTCTTCAAGGAGCACATGGAGAAGGACCATCTGGAGCTGACCATCCCCGACATGTCGGGTGAGAAGCACATCCGGGTTTCGGACCTGACCCCCGCGGGCGACTACAAGAAGATGATCTCCCAGATGCCGCAGATCTGGGAGCCGGTCCAGCACCTGGCCGAGGGCAAGAGCGAGACCTATCAGGCTTCCTGCGTGGAATTCGTGCTGGAAGGCCTGCATTTGTCAGGCAAGCTCACCCGCAACAAGGTGGGGGAGATGATGGACTACCAGACTTCCGCCGCCCCGAAGAAGAAACCTGTCTAA
- a CDS encoding FAD-dependent thymidylate synthase, whose amino-acid sequence MPELVRIAQDTFLSAAPKVTLVNAFEKPFDNAVATARTCYSSKGIVTTEQVAGEGLDEIKQAERRQRRDDLARSIYKAGHHTTLQHAHFQFALENVSRQFIWSFLHSHPFYNSEQVSQRYVTVHPDQMAVPPMSPEAEKVYRDCLTLQTKAYEELTEALKPLVEREYLARFKGGDPRSKKVLTAVQKKSQEVARYVLPVATFAYLYHTVSGLTLLRYWRLCQTFDAPLEQKLVVGKMVEEVLKVSPEYQAIMENPMDFDSTAEAQIFEGFRATAATQKAYRQEFDASLEGYTSKLVDYSHGGEKMLASAVREVFGVPSGQLSDDEAILLALDPSKNRYLGETLNVTTHSKLSRALFHPHYTFRKKITHTADSQDQRHRMTPASRPILHALTLDEPDYLVPILFEQDKALKARFAQVMDQSWEAIGKLRKMGVPDEFASYLLPNAVSVRFTESADLLNLHHKHAMRLCYNAQEEIWQASVDEAKQVREVQPRIGKWLLPPCSLRAFAGTLPKCPEGERFCGVVVWKKDLTEYQRVI is encoded by the coding sequence ATGCCCGAATTGGTCCGGATCGCCCAAGACACCTTCCTCTCCGCCGCCCCCAAGGTCACCCTGGTCAACGCCTTCGAGAAGCCCTTCGACAACGCGGTGGCCACCGCCCGCACCTGCTATTCAAGCAAGGGCATCGTGACCACCGAACAGGTGGCGGGCGAGGGGTTGGACGAGATCAAGCAAGCGGAGCGCCGCCAGCGGCGTGACGACCTGGCCCGCTCCATCTACAAGGCGGGGCACCACACCACCCTCCAGCACGCCCACTTCCAATTCGCCCTGGAGAACGTGTCCCGGCAATTCATCTGGAGCTTCCTGCACAGCCATCCCTTCTATAACTCCGAACAAGTGTCCCAGCGTTACGTGACGGTCCACCCGGACCAGATGGCTGTGCCCCCCATGTCCCCCGAAGCCGAGAAGGTCTACCGGGATTGTTTGACCCTGCAGACCAAGGCTTATGAGGAATTGACCGAAGCCCTGAAGCCCCTGGTGGAAAGGGAATACCTGGCCCGGTTCAAGGGCGGCGACCCCCGGTCCAAGAAGGTGCTGACCGCGGTCCAGAAGAAATCGCAGGAAGTGGCCCGCTATGTGTTGCCAGTGGCGACCTTCGCTTATCTCTACCACACGGTCTCCGGGCTCACCCTCTTGCGCTATTGGCGCCTTTGCCAGACCTTCGACGCGCCGCTCGAGCAAAAGCTGGTGGTGGGGAAGATGGTGGAGGAAGTGCTCAAGGTCTCCCCGGAGTACCAAGCCATCATGGAAAACCCGATGGATTTCGATTCCACGGCCGAGGCCCAGATCTTCGAGGGCTTCCGGGCCACCGCCGCCACCCAGAAGGCCTATCGGCAGGAGTTCGACGCGTCCTTGGAGGGCTACACTTCCAAATTGGTGGACTATTCCCATGGCGGAGAAAAGATGCTGGCCTCGGCGGTCCGGGAAGTGTTCGGCGTGCCCTCCGGCCAGTTATCGGACGATGAGGCGATCCTCTTGGCCCTGGACCCCTCCAAGAACCGCTACCTGGGCGAGACGCTCAACGTCACCACCCACAGCAAGCTCTCCCGGGCCCTGTTCCATCCCCATTACACGTTCCGCAAGAAGATCACCCACACCGCTGATTCGCAGGACCAGCGCCACCGCATGACCCCGGCCTCCCGGCCCATCCTGCACGCCTTGACCCTCGATGAGCCCGATTACCTGGTGCCCATCCTTTTCGAGCAGGACAAGGCTTTGAAGGCCCGTTTTGCCCAGGTCATGGACCAAAGCTGGGAAGCCATCGGAAAGCTGAGAAAGATGGGGGTCCCGGATGAGTTCGCTTCTTATCTATTGCCCAACGCGGTCTCGGTGCGTTTCACCGAGTCGGCGGACCTGCTGAACCTGCATCACAAACACGCCATGCGGCTCTGCTACAACGCCCAGGAGGAGATCTGGCAGGCCTCGGTGGACGAAGCCAAGCAGGTGCGGGAAGTCCAGCCCCGTATCGGTAAATGGCTCCTGCCGCCTTGTTCGCTCCGCGCATTCGCGGGCACCCTGCCCAAATGCCCCGAAGGCGAGCGCTTCTGCGGGGTGGTGGTGTGGAAGAAGGACCTGACCGAGTATCAGAGGGTCATTTAA
- a CDS encoding DUF2723 domain-containing protein: protein MDDDSAETITAGTLLGIQHPPGYALDTLWVRLFAFLPLGGAAFRVNLGSAFLGALGVFLFFLLSRRVLGFLDPGKAGSLRIWILPASLFASFCLGFSHTQWEKALGAKGGIYLIQEVLLLGILYVRLSVPGPKGFLLACLLSGMGLANHWETQVLFLPLLAVFFWPLGPADRTALPKEWAPYGPPFLFLGLSPLLLLPLRAHLDPLPDLGHPDHWDRFLKCIFRGYTFGREPGLLGSLWDIARGTGSWAVLGSVWTRIWKEQVSYIPVHFWNNPGPLALAFGVLAILGAGRAGARKILVLVFLPLVPLLAVFTVALWVPLNVPHAWLMDNYLLPADALVCLLAAMGLGILDRLKEGPTKPHILWFFALLVLFNGATAYRLMNETKQTLRYDYGTNLLRSLPKASLFFAEGDEDYFPLYYLQLVEGRRPDVRMIPSFTLFETWGWDQLERSHPELGLGSREGVPDDPYHRIETALGRLVSKGRDRIPIGYSYFSGAFHHYYLQGQGTAKALPSGNLLLLETRALQGVDLLAPGGLRLRHFTDCPSNAHPSLTGIWRVYRAVGVAP, encoded by the coding sequence ATGGACGATGATTCCGCCGAAACCATCACCGCCGGGACCCTATTGGGCATCCAACACCCGCCCGGTTACGCCCTGGACACCCTTTGGGTCAGGCTTTTCGCCTTCCTTCCATTGGGCGGTGCCGCCTTCCGGGTGAACCTGGGTTCGGCTTTCCTGGGGGCGTTGGGGGTCTTCCTTTTCTTCCTTCTTTCACGGCGGGTGCTCGGGTTCCTGGACCCGGGCAAGGCCGGGTCCCTGCGGATCTGGATCCTCCCCGCTTCCCTTTTCGCGTCCTTCTGCCTGGGCTTCTCCCATACCCAATGGGAAAAAGCCTTAGGCGCCAAAGGGGGTATTTATTTGATCCAAGAGGTCCTGCTCTTGGGGATCCTCTATGTTCGCCTGTCCGTCCCGGGCCCCAAGGGGTTCCTGCTCGCCTGCCTGTTGTCCGGCATGGGTTTGGCGAACCATTGGGAGACCCAAGTGCTCTTCCTGCCCCTGCTGGCGGTCTTCTTTTGGCCCTTGGGCCCCGCCGACAGGACAGCCCTTCCCAAGGAATGGGCGCCGTACGGACCGCCTTTCCTGTTCCTAGGGCTTTCCCCTTTGCTCCTGCTCCCATTGCGCGCGCACTTGGATCCCTTGCCCGACCTGGGGCATCCCGACCATTGGGACCGGTTCCTTAAATGCATTTTTCGGGGCTACACCTTCGGCCGCGAACCCGGCCTCTTGGGTTCTCTTTGGGATATCGCGCGCGGCACCGGCTCGTGGGCGGTCTTGGGGTCGGTCTGGACCAGGATCTGGAAGGAACAGGTCTCTTATATACCTGTCCATTTCTGGAACAATCCGGGCCCGCTCGCCCTTGCCTTCGGGGTCCTAGCGATCCTTGGGGCCGGGAGAGCGGGTGCGCGAAAGATCCTGGTGCTGGTGTTCTTGCCCTTGGTCCCATTGCTGGCCGTCTTCACGGTCGCCCTTTGGGTCCCACTGAACGTCCCTCACGCCTGGCTGATGGACAATTACCTCTTACCGGCGGACGCCTTGGTCTGTTTATTGGCGGCCATGGGACTTGGGATCCTGGATCGCTTGAAGGAAGGCCCGACCAAACCCCACATCCTTTGGTTCTTCGCTTTGTTGGTCCTTTTCAACGGCGCCACGGCCTATCGGCTCATGAATGAAACGAAGCAGACCTTGCGTTACGACTACGGGACGAACCTCCTGCGTTCCCTTCCCAAGGCCTCCCTTTTCTTCGCCGAGGGCGACGAGGATTATTTCCCGCTTTACTACCTCCAGCTCGTGGAAGGACGCCGGCCGGATGTCCGGATGATCCCTTCCTTCACTCTTTTCGAGACCTGGGGCTGGGACCAGCTCGAGCGCTCCCATCCCGAACTGGGCCTGGGGTCCCGTGAAGGGGTACCGGACGACCCCTACCATCGCATCGAGACCGCCCTCGGGCGGTTGGTCTCCAAAGGCCGGGACCGGATCCCCATCGGCTACTCCTATTTCAGCGGGGCTTTCCACCATTACTACCTCCAGGGTCAAGGGACCGCGAAAGCGTTGCCATCCGGGAACCTCCTGCTTCTTGAAACCCGGGCCCTCCAGGGAGTGGATCTTTTGGCGCCCGGGGGCTTGCGGCTCCGCCATTTCACCGATTGCCCCTCCAACGCCCATCCTTCCTTGACGGGTATCTGGCGCGTCTACCGGGCCGTGGGCGTCGCTCCCTAA